The proteins below are encoded in one region of Candidatus Saccharimonadales bacterium:
- a CDS encoding co-chaperone GroES, with the protein MSKIQPLADRIVAEPIQASDKTESGFYLPQDAKEKPQLAKVVAVGKDVSEVKKGDTIIYPKFGTTEIKVESNEYMILKEEDVLGIVK; encoded by the coding sequence ATGAGTAAGATTCAGCCGTTAGCCGACCGCATCGTTGCTGAGCCGATTCAAGCTAGTGATAAGACCGAGTCGGGGTTCTATCTACCGCAAGATGCCAAGGAAAAGCCACAACTAGCTAAAGTCGTGGCCGTTGGTAAAGACGTCAGTGAGGTGAAAAAAGGCGATACCATCATCTACCCGAAATTCGGTACGACCGAGATTAAGGTAGAGTCCAATGAATACATGATCCTCAAGGAAGAGGATGTACTGGGAATCGTAAAGTAG
- the groL gene encoding chaperonin GroEL (60 kDa chaperone family; promotes refolding of misfolded polypeptides especially under stressful conditions; forms two stacked rings of heptamers to form a barrel-shaped 14mer; ends can be capped by GroES; misfolded proteins enter the barrel where they are refolded when GroES binds): MAKKIFYDDEARKRILEGAEALYNAVKVTMGPKGRNVMIEKGYGSPTITHDGVTVAKGVELPSEDDETLGQSVGAELVKQAATKMNDVAGDGTTSVTVLTYHILSEANRLIAAGHNPMDLRKGLDAATAHVLGEITNLTEQIGEKKERIAEVATISAGSEEIGKMIANVIEQIGKDGVVTVEESQGLELESEVVEGFTIDRGFVSPYMVTDPARMEAVYDKPAILITDKKIASVQEILPILEKAAQAGKKDLVIIAEELEGEALATLVLNKLKGVFNALAIKAPAFGDRRKAILEDIAALTGATVISEERGYSFETADLDMLGTARKIISDKDNTTIIEGGGDPSEVEARMQQIRGQIENVPSEYEKENLEKRLAALTGKVAVIRVGGATETEIEEKKFRVDDAVAATKAAVAEGIVAGGAVTFVDLAKKIDLDDHKVADSEGAGWLILKNALQQPFRHLMANAGVNPDEKLPEVLKAKPGQGFDVNDPAKIQDLIKAGIIDPAKVTREAVQNAASVAGTAMTMGALIVDIPEKDEGSAAGGMGGGMPGGMGMM, from the coding sequence ATGGCAAAGAAAATTTTTTATGACGATGAGGCCCGAAAGCGCATTCTCGAAGGAGCCGAGGCTTTATATAATGCAGTTAAGGTAACGATGGGGCCGAAGGGTCGTAATGTGATGATCGAGAAGGGCTATGGTAGTCCGACCATCACTCACGACGGGGTGACTGTAGCTAAGGGAGTCGAGCTGCCGAGCGAAGATGATGAAACACTCGGTCAGAGTGTCGGTGCCGAGCTAGTCAAGCAGGCTGCTACTAAGATGAACGATGTGGCCGGAGACGGTACTACTTCAGTAACGGTGCTGACTTACCACATTCTCAGTGAGGCTAACCGTTTAATCGCAGCTGGGCACAATCCAATGGATTTACGCAAAGGTCTCGATGCGGCAACGGCTCATGTCTTAGGAGAGATCACTAATTTGACTGAGCAGATCGGCGAGAAGAAAGAACGTATCGCCGAGGTAGCTACTATTTCAGCTGGCTCAGAGGAGATTGGTAAGATGATTGCCAATGTGATTGAGCAAATCGGTAAAGACGGTGTCGTAACCGTGGAAGAAAGCCAGGGTCTAGAGCTTGAGAGTGAGGTCGTGGAAGGCTTCACTATCGATCGTGGTTTCGTGAGTCCCTACATGGTGACCGACCCGGCTCGGATGGAGGCGGTATATGATAAGCCAGCTATTTTGATAACTGATAAGAAGATCGCTAGTGTACAGGAGATTCTGCCGATTCTGGAAAAAGCTGCTCAAGCCGGTAAGAAAGATCTAGTTATCATCGCTGAGGAGCTGGAAGGTGAGGCTTTAGCTACCTTGGTGCTGAACAAGCTAAAGGGTGTCTTCAACGCTCTCGCTATTAAAGCGCCAGCATTCGGTGATCGTCGCAAGGCAATCCTAGAGGACATCGCCGCCTTAACTGGGGCTACCGTGATCAGCGAGGAGCGTGGTTACAGTTTCGAGACGGCCGATCTAGATATGCTAGGAACGGCTCGGAAGATCATTTCGGACAAGGACAACACCACCATCATTGAGGGCGGTGGCGACCCGAGTGAGGTCGAGGCCCGCATGCAGCAGATTCGCGGTCAGATTGAAAACGTACCTAGTGAGTATGAGAAAGAAAATCTAGAGAAGCGATTAGCTGCTCTTACCGGTAAGGTAGCTGTCATCCGTGTCGGCGGTGCGACTGAGACCGAGATCGAGGAGAAGAAGTTTCGTGTCGATGATGCAGTGGCGGCCACTAAGGCAGCCGTGGCTGAAGGTATCGTAGCTGGTGGTGCGGTTACATTTGTAGATCTAGCAAAGAAAATCGATCTCGACGATCACAAGGTAGCAGATTCTGAGGGTGCTGGTTGGTTAATCCTCAAGAACGCCCTGCAGCAACCCTTCCGACACTTGATGGCTAACGCTGGGGTCAACCCGGATGAGAAGTTACCGGAAGTACTGAAGGCTAAACCGGGTCAGGGGTTTGATGTGAACGATCCGGCTAAGATTCAGGATCTAATTAAGGCCGGTATCATCGATCCGGCTAAGGTAACTCGTGAGGCAGTGCAGAACGCAGCTTCAGTGGCCGGTACGGCCATGACAATGGGCGCGCTGATCGTTGATATTCCGGAAAAAGATGAAGGTAGCGCAGCAGGTGGTATGGGTGGCGGTATGCCCGGTGGCATGGGCATGATGTAG